The following proteins are encoded in a genomic region of Streptomyces sp. NBC_01723:
- a CDS encoding M1 family metallopeptidase, giving the protein MPYTPYTAHAPRASQSPRPRPRVGSRRRLGAAALLASAVSVCLVAASAPPAPLGVGDRLYPHLGNPGYDVTAYDLSFTYSGSNTKPLKAVTTIDARTTADLDRVNLDFAHGKVDSVEVDGEPAAFATAGEDLVVTPADALDEGEWTRITVRHSSDPVYAEDRQGGWVRTADGLAMANQADVAHLVFPCNDHPSDKASFTFRVTAPDGLTAVANGLPAGVERTGGSTTWTYRTQHPMATELAQVSIGRSTVLHRTGPHGLPVRDVVPTKHRAALETWLRKTPDQIAWMEKKVGRYPFETYGLLMADATTGFELETQTLSLFERELFTEPGYPAWYVESIMVHELAHQWFGNSVSPGTWSDLWLNEGHATWYEALYAEEKAEKSVAARMKAAYGASDGWRAKGGPPAAPKPPTSGSKTGIFRANVYDGAALVLYALRQEIGRTAFERLESVWVDRHRDAKATTADFVRLASEISGRDLGAFFQGWLYGEKTPPMPGHPDWKPTAATKAPASKKAHGSKKAHGSQKANGE; this is encoded by the coding sequence ATGCCGTACACCCCTTACACCGCTCACGCCCCTCGCGCCTCTCAGTCCCCGCGTCCGCGCCCCCGCGTAGGCTCCCGCCGCAGGCTCGGGGCGGCGGCCCTGCTCGCCTCCGCCGTCTCCGTCTGCCTGGTCGCCGCGAGCGCCCCGCCGGCCCCGCTCGGCGTCGGCGACCGCCTCTACCCGCACCTGGGAAACCCCGGGTACGACGTCACGGCGTACGACCTCTCCTTCACCTACTCGGGCAGCAACACCAAGCCACTGAAGGCCGTCACCACCATCGACGCCCGGACGACGGCCGACCTGGACCGGGTCAACCTCGACTTCGCCCACGGCAAGGTCGACTCCGTCGAGGTCGACGGCGAGCCCGCGGCCTTCGCCACGGCCGGCGAGGACCTGGTCGTCACACCCGCGGACGCCCTGGACGAGGGCGAGTGGACGCGGATCACCGTGCGGCACAGCAGCGATCCCGTGTACGCCGAGGACCGCCAGGGCGGCTGGGTGCGCACCGCCGACGGCCTCGCCATGGCCAACCAGGCCGACGTCGCCCACCTGGTCTTCCCCTGCAACGACCACCCCTCCGACAAGGCGAGCTTCACCTTCCGCGTCACCGCGCCCGACGGCCTCACCGCCGTCGCCAACGGACTGCCGGCGGGCGTCGAGCGCACCGGGGGCTCGACCACCTGGACCTACCGGACCCAGCACCCCATGGCGACCGAGCTGGCCCAGGTGTCCATCGGCCGCTCCACGGTGCTGCACCGCACCGGCCCGCACGGACTGCCGGTACGGGACGTCGTGCCGACCAAGCACCGCGCGGCGCTCGAAACGTGGCTGCGGAAGACGCCGGACCAGATCGCCTGGATGGAGAAGAAGGTCGGGCGCTACCCCTTCGAGACGTACGGCCTGCTCATGGCCGACGCCACCACCGGCTTCGAACTGGAGACCCAGACGCTCTCCCTCTTCGAGCGCGAACTGTTCACGGAGCCCGGCTACCCCGCGTGGTACGTCGAGTCGATCATGGTCCACGAGCTGGCCCACCAGTGGTTCGGCAACAGCGTCAGCCCGGGCACCTGGTCCGACCTGTGGCTCAACGAGGGGCACGCCACCTGGTACGAGGCGCTGTACGCGGAGGAGAAGGCGGAGAAGTCCGTGGCGGCGCGCATGAAGGCCGCCTACGGCGCCTCCGACGGCTGGCGCGCCAAGGGAGGGCCCCCGGCCGCACCCAAGCCGCCCACCTCCGGCAGCAAGACCGGCATCTTCCGCGCCAACGTCTACGACGGTGCCGCGCTCGTGCTCTACGCGCTGCGCCAGGAGATCGGCCGGACCGCCTTCGAGCGCCTGGAGTCCGTCTGGGTCGACCGCCACCGGGACGCCAAGGCCACCACCGCGGACTTCGTCCGGCTCGCCTCCGAGATCTCCGGCCGCGACCTCGGCGCCTTCTTCCAGGGCTGGCTGTATGGGGAGAAGACCCCGCCGATGCCCGGCCACCCGGACTGGAAGCCGACGGCCGCCACCAAGGCGCCCGCGTCCAAGAAGGCTCACGGGTCCAAGAAGGCTCACGGGTCCCAGAAGGCGAACGGCGAATAA
- a CDS encoding aminotransferase class III-fold pyridoxal phosphate-dependent enzyme: MRGSAYEVIAAGGGSAVRSCARPAGGSEGVPRRQPARETAARTYARALPVVPVRARGLTIEDADGRRYLDCASGAGSLALGHNHPVVLEAIRRVLDSGAPLQVMGLTTPVEDAFVTELLRTLPPGLADHARVRFCGPGGTDPVATAVALVRAATGRTRVVTLTGAHHAADVTACCPADAGEPPAGVLLEPVRCEDGVLPVPDPWLRDLRRITAEGSVPLIADETETGVGRTGAFWAVEHSGVTPDVLVLSKAIGGSLPLAAVVHRADLDGGHAAGPGAAAFRGNQLALAAGAATLAHVREHRLAAHAAALGDRILSRLRSLAEEFACVGAVRGRGLMIGMELTAPGGGCEAPGRDGRRDTASELAAAVQRECLRRGLIVDLTGPARNVVRLLPPLIVTEEQTSAVLERLADAVQAVERGRADHGPPHRPREAR, encoded by the coding sequence GTGAGGGGTTCCGCGTACGAGGTGATCGCGGCCGGCGGCGGCAGTGCCGTGCGCTCGTGTGCCCGGCCCGCGGGCGGGAGCGAGGGCGTTCCGAGGCGTCAGCCGGCGCGCGAGACCGCGGCGCGTACCTACGCGCGCGCCCTGCCGGTGGTGCCCGTGCGGGCCCGGGGGCTGACCATCGAGGACGCCGACGGCCGCCGCTACCTCGACTGCGCCTCGGGAGCGGGGTCCCTGGCCCTTGGGCACAACCATCCCGTCGTGCTGGAGGCGATCCGCAGGGTTCTCGACTCGGGCGCCCCCTTGCAGGTCATGGGCCTCACCACCCCGGTCGAGGACGCCTTCGTCACCGAACTGCTGCGCACCCTGCCGCCCGGCCTCGCCGACCACGCGCGCGTGCGCTTCTGCGGACCGGGCGGAACCGACCCGGTCGCCACCGCAGTCGCCCTCGTCCGCGCCGCCACCGGCCGCACCCGCGTCGTCACCCTCACCGGCGCCCACCACGCTGCGGACGTCACGGCGTGCTGCCCGGCCGACGCCGGTGAACCGCCCGCCGGCGTGCTCCTCGAACCGGTACGTTGCGAGGACGGCGTCCTGCCCGTCCCCGACCCCTGGCTGCGCGACCTGCGGCGGATCACGGCCGAAGGGTCCGTCCCGCTCATCGCCGACGAGACCGAGACGGGCGTCGGCCGGACCGGTGCCTTCTGGGCGGTGGAGCACAGCGGAGTCACCCCCGACGTGCTGGTCCTCTCCAAGGCGATCGGTGGCAGCCTGCCGCTGGCCGCGGTGGTCCACCGGGCCGACCTGGACGGCGGACACGCCGCAGGACCCGGGGCCGCCGCCTTCCGCGGCAACCAACTCGCCCTGGCCGCGGGCGCGGCGACCCTCGCCCACGTCCGCGAGCACCGCCTCGCCGCGCACGCCGCCGCCCTGGGTGACCGGATACTGTCCCGACTGCGTTCCCTGGCCGAGGAGTTCGCGTGCGTCGGCGCCGTGCGCGGGCGAGGACTGATGATCGGCATGGAACTGACGGCGCCGGGCGGTGGGTGCGAGGCACCTGGCCGCGACGGGCGCCGCGACACCGCGAGCGAACTCGCCGCCGCCGTCCAACGGGAGTGCCTGCGCCGCGGGTTGATCGTGGATCTGACCGGTCCGGCCAGGAACGTCGTACGACTGCTGCCGCCCCTGATCGTCACCGAGGAGCAGACGTCGGCGGTCCTGGAGCGCCTCGCCGACGCCGTGCAGGCGGTGGAACGGGGCCGCGCCGACCACGGCCCACCCCACCGGCCGCGCGAGGCGCGCTGA
- the hflX gene encoding GTPase HflX: MTSSSSPSQDTKRLAQTYPEGLRADALMEEDVAWNHETGSQWDGEQFDRSDRAALRRVAGLSTELEDVTEVEYRQLRLERVVLVGVWTSGTVQDAENSLAELAALAETAGALVLDGVIQRRDKPDAATYIGSGKAEELRDVVLDTGADTVICDGELSPGQLIHLEDVVKVKVIDRTALILDIFAQHAKSREGKAQVALAQMQYMLPRLRGWGQSLSRQMGGGKGGGLATRGPGETKIETDRRRIREKMAKMRREIAEMKTGREIKRQERKRHKVPSVAIAGYTNAGKSSLLNRLTGAGVLVENALFATLDPTVRRAETPSGRLYTLADTVGFVRHLPHHLVEAFRSTMEEVGDSDLILHVVDGSHPVPEEQLAAVREVIRDVGATDVPEIVVVNKADMADPLVLQRLLRVEKRAIAVSARTGRNIDQLLALIDNELPRPSVEIEALVPYTHGKLVARAHDEGEVISEEHTAEGTLLKVRVHEELAAELTPYVPAPAL; this comes from the coding sequence ATGACCTCCTCTTCTTCCCCCTCCCAGGACACCAAGCGTCTCGCGCAGACCTATCCCGAGGGCCTCCGGGCCGATGCCCTGATGGAAGAGGACGTCGCCTGGAACCACGAGACCGGCTCGCAGTGGGACGGTGAGCAGTTCGACCGCTCCGACCGCGCGGCACTGCGCCGCGTCGCCGGCCTGTCCACCGAGCTCGAGGACGTCACCGAGGTCGAGTACCGCCAGCTCCGCCTGGAGCGGGTCGTCCTCGTCGGCGTGTGGACATCGGGCACCGTGCAGGACGCGGAGAACTCGCTCGCCGAGCTCGCCGCCCTCGCCGAGACCGCCGGCGCCCTCGTCCTCGACGGCGTGATCCAGCGCCGCGACAAGCCCGACGCCGCGACGTACATCGGCTCCGGCAAGGCCGAGGAACTGCGCGACGTCGTCCTCGACACCGGCGCCGACACCGTCATCTGCGACGGTGAGCTGAGCCCCGGACAGCTGATCCACCTCGAAGACGTCGTCAAGGTCAAGGTCATCGACCGTACGGCCCTGATCCTGGACATCTTCGCCCAGCACGCCAAGTCCCGAGAGGGCAAGGCGCAGGTGGCGCTCGCGCAGATGCAGTACATGCTGCCCAGGCTGCGCGGCTGGGGTCAGTCGCTGTCCCGTCAGATGGGCGGCGGCAAGGGCGGCGGCCTCGCCACCCGTGGCCCCGGTGAGACCAAGATCGAGACGGACCGGCGCCGGATCCGCGAGAAGATGGCGAAGATGCGCCGGGAGATCGCGGAGATGAAGACCGGCCGCGAGATCAAGCGCCAGGAGCGCAAGCGCCACAAGGTGCCCTCCGTCGCCATCGCGGGCTACACCAACGCCGGCAAGTCCTCGCTGCTCAACCGCCTCACGGGCGCGGGCGTGCTGGTGGAGAACGCCCTGTTCGCCACCCTGGACCCGACCGTGCGCCGCGCGGAGACGCCGAGCGGCCGGCTGTACACGCTGGCCGACACCGTCGGCTTCGTCCGGCACCTGCCGCACCACCTGGTCGAGGCGTTCCGTTCCACGATGGAGGAGGTCGGCGACTCCGACCTGATCCTCCACGTGGTCGACGGTTCGCACCCGGTCCCGGAGGAGCAGCTGGCCGCCGTGCGCGAGGTGATCAGGGACGTCGGCGCCACCGACGTACCCGAGATCGTCGTGGTCAACAAGGCCGACATGGCCGACCCGCTGGTGCTCCAGCGGCTGCTGCGGGTCGAGAAGCGGGCCATCGCCGTCTCGGCACGCACCGGCCGGAACATCGACCAGCTGCTCGCGCTGATCGACAACGAGCTGCCGCGCCCCTCGGTCGAGATCGAGGCGCTCGTGCCGTACACCCATGGCAAGCTGGTCGCCCGCGCCCATGACGAGGGCGAGGTGATCTCCGAGGAGCACACCGCGGAGGGCACCCTGCTCAAGGTCCGGGTGCACGAGGAGCTGGCGGCGGAACTGACGCCGTACGTTCCGGCGCCCGCGCTCTGA
- a CDS encoding IucA/IucC family protein, whose protein sequence is MHTTPAPEPTGTRPPATPPAALAARTVPAPRPATAAVPATPAVAPTPGVPATPGAPATATPDVPMAGHHAAAQAATVENLLRCWVREAGLDVPDDGVLRLPLPASRSALAVPVRYRSPTGHHRFGLPRPAGAPASAPPVDAVMLAALLARESSGDPGPDGTDLVGRVADSVRRTAVFLRDREASPDGGSPAEAGTDLFLAAEQALLLGHPLHPTPKSREGLTGAEARRYSPELRGSFPLHWVAVAPSVLATDSAWTERGRRVTAPDLTARLAGDGPVPPDGYALLPLHPWQFRAVQHRPTTAALLDAGLLRDLGAGGARWHPTSSLRTVHRTGAPAMLKLSLALHVTNSRRENLRKELHRGVEVHRLLRGGLSREWQAVHPDFDIVRDPAWLAVDGPDGGPERGLDVVVRHNPFRPSDDVSCVAGLVAPRPHARVDGSGGPEDTDADAPSSRLAGLVTRLARRTGRTRGAVAAEWFLRYLHHVVRPVLWLDAHAGIALEAHQQNTLLLLDADGWPAGGRYRDNQGYYFRESHRAVLDARLPGIGERSDTFVADAVTDERFAYYLAVNNVFGLIGAFGSQGLADETLLLAAFRRFLSGSAPGSAAPGGSLPAHLLDSPVLRCKANLLTRLRGLDELVGPVDTQSVYVTIANPLRA, encoded by the coding sequence TTGCACACCACCCCCGCACCCGAGCCGACCGGTACCCGCCCGCCCGCCACCCCACCGGCGGCCCTCGCCGCGAGGACGGTCCCCGCTCCGAGACCGGCGACCGCCGCGGTTCCGGCAACGCCCGCTGTTGCGCCAACGCCCGGTGTCCCGGCAACGCCTGGTGCCCCGGCAACGGCAACGCCTGATGTCCCGATGGCAGGCCACCACGCGGCGGCCCAGGCGGCCACCGTCGAGAACCTGCTCCGCTGCTGGGTCCGCGAGGCCGGCCTGGACGTTCCGGACGACGGCGTCCTGCGCCTCCCCCTCCCCGCCTCCCGCTCCGCCCTGGCCGTTCCCGTCCGCTACCGGTCCCCCACCGGACACCACCGCTTCGGCCTCCCGCGGCCGGCCGGCGCCCCGGCCTCGGCGCCGCCCGTGGACGCGGTCATGCTCGCCGCGCTGCTCGCGCGTGAGTCGTCCGGCGACCCCGGTCCCGACGGCACCGATCTCGTCGGCCGCGTGGCCGACTCCGTCCGCCGCACCGCCGTATTCCTCCGCGACCGCGAGGCAAGCCCCGACGGCGGCTCCCCGGCCGAAGCCGGCACCGACCTGTTCCTCGCCGCCGAGCAGGCGCTCCTCCTGGGGCACCCGCTGCATCCCACCCCCAAGAGCCGTGAGGGCCTCACCGGGGCGGAGGCCCGGCGGTACTCACCCGAACTGCGCGGCTCCTTCCCCTTGCACTGGGTGGCCGTCGCCCCGTCCGTCCTCGCCACCGACTCGGCCTGGACCGAGCGCGGCCGCCGGGTCACGGCGCCCGACCTCACGGCCCGCCTGGCGGGAGACGGGCCGGTGCCGCCGGACGGATACGCGCTCCTGCCCCTGCACCCCTGGCAGTTCCGCGCCGTACAACACCGCCCCACGACCGCCGCGCTGCTGGACGCCGGGCTGCTCAGGGACCTCGGTGCCGGGGGCGCCCGCTGGCATCCCACATCCTCGCTGCGGACCGTCCACCGCACCGGCGCGCCCGCCATGCTGAAGCTCTCGCTGGCCCTGCACGTCACCAACTCCCGGCGCGAGAACCTCCGCAAGGAACTCCACCGCGGCGTCGAGGTCCACCGGCTGCTGCGCGGCGGACTGTCCCGCGAGTGGCAGGCCGTCCACCCGGACTTCGACATCGTCCGAGACCCGGCCTGGCTCGCCGTCGACGGACCGGACGGTGGTCCCGAGCGCGGACTCGACGTGGTCGTCCGGCACAACCCCTTCCGGCCCTCGGACGACGTGTCGTGCGTGGCCGGCCTCGTCGCGCCGCGCCCGCACGCGCGGGTGGACGGTTCCGGCGGGCCGGAAGACACCGACGCCGACGCCCCCAGCTCCCGGCTGGCCGGTCTCGTCACCCGACTCGCCCGGCGGACCGGCCGCACGCGCGGGGCCGTCGCCGCCGAGTGGTTCCTGCGCTACCTTCACCACGTCGTACGTCCCGTCCTGTGGCTGGACGCGCACGCGGGGATCGCCCTGGAGGCGCACCAGCAGAACACGCTCCTGCTGCTGGACGCCGACGGCTGGCCCGCCGGCGGCCGCTACCGCGACAACCAGGGTTACTACTTCCGGGAGTCCCACCGCGCGGTACTCGACGCCCGGCTGCCGGGCATCGGCGAGCGGAGCGACACGTTCGTCGCCGACGCCGTCACCGACGAGCGCTTCGCGTACTACCTCGCGGTGAACAACGTGTTCGGGCTCATCGGTGCCTTCGGCTCCCAGGGCCTTGCCGACGAAACACTGCTGCTCGCCGCCTTCCGACGGTTCCTGAGCGGGTCGGCCCCGGGTTCCGCCGCGCCGGGCGGCTCACTTCCGGCGCACCTGCTCGACTCGCCAGTCCTGCGCTGCAAGGCGAACCTGCTGACCCGGCTGCGCGGACTCGACGAACTGGTCGGCCCGGTGGACACCCAGTCCGTCTACGTCACCATCGCCAACCCACTGCGCGCCTGA
- a CDS encoding trypsin-like serine peptidase — protein MRSTPRSAAPRRARRTALAAAGLVTALTLTATACGGSEQDEAAAKPGGDTSQAADAGDTGGGEGGLPAGVADRLKEQGIDVDRWKDGGWKNWDRDKWLTEAKDFVNPVIEGLWKPDRMKSAKEADKTVTTQDASADQGATDPEPTPVEAVAEKTPYHDNAAPVGKVFFDSPEGSMVCSGTVIKDVNHPGKSNLVWTAGHCVHAGGSGGWFRNIAFVPSYNDLGKSEAQLADATTTEMAPYGTWWANWASTSNQWIQGGSENGGDGAAYDYSVLHVKPEQGSKSLEETVGAALEVDFSAPSATEVPSMGAWGYPAAAPYNGLEMFKCVDRPGRLSLSPSLPTMYRIGCTMTGGSSGGGWFRVVDGETKLVSNTSIGPLENTWLAGPQLGPEARSMYQNMSKTYGGQ, from the coding sequence ATGCGTTCCACACCCAGGTCCGCCGCGCCACGGCGCGCGCGGCGCACCGCACTCGCCGCCGCCGGTCTCGTCACCGCGCTGACGCTCACCGCCACCGCCTGCGGCGGCTCGGAGCAGGACGAGGCCGCCGCCAAGCCCGGCGGTGACACCTCGCAGGCCGCCGACGCCGGTGACACCGGTGGTGGCGAGGGCGGTCTGCCCGCAGGTGTCGCGGACCGGCTCAAGGAGCAGGGCATCGACGTCGACCGGTGGAAGGACGGCGGCTGGAAGAACTGGGACAGGGACAAGTGGCTCACCGAGGCCAAGGACTTCGTCAACCCGGTGATCGAGGGCCTGTGGAAGCCTGATCGGATGAAGTCCGCGAAGGAGGCCGACAAGACGGTCACCACCCAGGACGCGTCCGCCGACCAGGGCGCCACCGACCCCGAGCCGACCCCGGTGGAGGCCGTCGCCGAGAAGACGCCGTACCACGACAACGCCGCCCCGGTGGGCAAGGTCTTCTTCGACTCCCCCGAGGGCTCGATGGTCTGCTCGGGCACCGTCATCAAGGACGTCAACCACCCGGGCAAGTCCAACCTGGTGTGGACGGCGGGCCACTGCGTGCATGCCGGTGGCAGCGGCGGCTGGTTCCGCAACATCGCCTTCGTGCCGTCCTACAACGACCTCGGCAAGTCCGAGGCGCAGCTGGCCGACGCGACCACCACCGAGATGGCGCCGTACGGCACCTGGTGGGCGAACTGGGCGTCGACCTCGAACCAGTGGATCCAGGGTGGTTCGGAGAACGGCGGCGACGGGGCCGCGTACGACTACTCCGTGCTGCACGTGAAGCCCGAGCAGGGGAGCAAGTCCCTGGAGGAGACGGTCGGTGCCGCGCTGGAGGTGGACTTCTCCGCCCCCTCCGCGACCGAGGTTCCCAGCATGGGTGCCTGGGGCTACCCGGCCGCGGCGCCGTACAACGGGCTGGAGATGTTCAAGTGCGTCGACCGGCCCGGCCGGCTGTCGCTGAGCCCGTCGCTGCCGACGATGTACCGCATCGGCTGCACCATGACCGGCGGTTCGTCCGGCGGCGGCTGGTTCCGGGTGGTGGACGGCGAGACCAAGCTGGTCTCGAACACCTCGATCGGCCCGCTGGAGAACACCTGGCTGGCGGGTCCGCAACTGGGCCCGGAGGCCCGGTCGATGTACCAGAACATGAGCAAGACGTACGGCGGCCAGTGA
- a CDS encoding trypsin-like serine peptidase, which produces MRSIRPSFSMRGKGRGRRGSSSAAAVALVSALALTATACESGDPEAGGDASASATAAEDGNGGIRIPDHIKDKLKERGIDVDDWKNGAWRDWSKDDWLREAQDYVNPIIAGLWDPDRMRDAEEPGKEVDDNDLSGDQGVTDPEPAPVEARAVEPKYHDNAATAGKVLFDSPQGSMVCSATVVEDPANPGKSNLVWTAGHCVHAGKKGGWYRNIAFVPSYNDAGKSAEQLQNATKEEVAPYGVWWGDWAQTSDQWIEQGGATGGDGASYDYAVIHVTPEKGSGGKSLEETVGAALPVDFDAPAVPEVESIEATGYPAAPPYDGQKLYQCQDKPGRLSINAADPTMYRIGCTMTGGSSGGGWVATGSDGKPALVSNTSIGPVTAGWLAGPRLDKGAKGVLDAVSGKFAGQ; this is translated from the coding sequence ATGCGATCCATACGTCCGTCGTTCAGCATGCGCGGAAAGGGGCGCGGACGGCGCGGGAGCTCCTCCGCGGCCGCCGTGGCGCTCGTCTCGGCGCTCGCGCTCACCGCCACGGCGTGCGAGTCCGGGGACCCGGAGGCGGGCGGCGACGCCTCCGCCTCCGCGACGGCCGCGGAGGACGGAAACGGCGGGATCCGGATCCCGGACCACATCAAGGACAAGCTCAAGGAACGCGGGATCGACGTCGACGACTGGAAGAACGGCGCCTGGCGGGACTGGAGCAAGGACGACTGGCTGCGCGAGGCGCAGGACTACGTCAACCCGATCATCGCGGGCCTGTGGGACCCGGACCGCATGCGGGACGCCGAGGAGCCGGGCAAGGAGGTCGACGACAACGACCTCTCGGGTGACCAGGGCGTCACCGACCCGGAGCCGGCGCCCGTCGAGGCGCGGGCCGTCGAGCCCAAGTACCACGACAACGCCGCCACCGCGGGCAAGGTGCTCTTCGACTCCCCCCAGGGCTCGATGGTCTGCTCGGCGACCGTGGTGGAGGACCCGGCCAACCCCGGAAAGTCCAACCTGGTCTGGACGGCGGGCCACTGCGTGCACGCCGGCAAGAAGGGCGGCTGGTACCGCAACATCGCCTTCGTGCCGTCGTACAACGACGCCGGCAAGTCGGCCGAGCAACTGCAGAACGCCACCAAGGAGGAGGTCGCTCCGTACGGCGTCTGGTGGGGCGACTGGGCGCAGACCTCGGACCAGTGGATCGAGCAGGGCGGTGCGACGGGCGGTGACGGGGCCTCGTACGACTACGCCGTCATCCATGTGACGCCGGAGAAGGGCAGCGGCGGCAAGTCGCTGGAGGAGACGGTCGGCGCCGCGCTGCCGGTGGACTTCGACGCGCCCGCGGTGCCCGAGGTCGAGAGCATCGAGGCGACCGGCTACCCGGCCGCCCCGCCGTACGACGGTCAGAAGCTGTACCAGTGCCAGGACAAGCCCGGGCGGCTGTCCATCAACGCCGCCGACCCGACGATGTACCGCATCGGCTGCACCATGACCGGCGGCTCCTCCGGCGGCGGCTGGGTCGCGACCGGCTCCGACGGCAAGCCGGCGCTGGTGTCGAACACCTCGATCGGTCCGGTGACGGCGGGCTGGCTGGCCGGTCCGCGGCTGGACAAGGGCGCCAAGGGCGTGCTCGACGCGGTGAGCGGCAAGTTCGCCGGCCAGTGA
- a CDS encoding RelA/SpoT family protein, which produces MNAEAVNPASPGPVTPASVGPVAPAAARRKARPRIDLRRLGRAALLGSTARGRLPDAIGHVVEAHRAHHPDADLDPLRRAYVLAESSHRGQMRKSGEPYITHPLAVTLILAELGAETTTLTASLLHDTVEDTDVTLDQVGEEFGAEVRYLVDGVTKLEKVDYGAAAEPETFRKMLLATGNDVRVMSIKLADRLHNMRTLGVMRREKQERIAKVTRDVLIPLAERLGVQALKSELEDLVFAVMHPEEYEHTRELVDENAARADDPLAEVSEDVRKVLREADINAEVLIRPRHFVSLHRVSRKRDPLRGADFGRLLVLVQEDADCYAVLGELHTCMTPVVSEFKDFIAVPKFNLYQSLHTAVARPSDGQVVEVLIRTHQMHKVAEAGVVALGNPYATPPEEQSAGDGERADPTRPGWLSRLLDWQRGAPDPDTFWSTLREDLAQDREITVFRPDGRTLGLPEGATCVDAAYAQYGEDAHACMGARVNGRLATMSTVLRDGDGVQLLMGQDPASEPSSDWLEHAHTPAARIAIQRRLAARPAPTSADPETEAAAGGEAAAGNPARGAAPADDAPAPAPRPTADVPEVRPGSGAGSPDVLVDLPGATVRLAGCCTPVPPDRITGFAVRGGVVTVHRAECPAVARMTSAGRPEVDVRWGESTECRVTLLAESFGRPHLLADLTEAMALEGAEIVSATVEPPDRQRVRHTYTVLLPDAARLPALMRAMRDVAGVYDVSRSQPQPTGA; this is translated from the coding sequence CCCGGATCGATCTGCGCCGCCTCGGCCGCGCCGCGCTGCTCGGCTCCACCGCCCGCGGCCGGCTGCCCGACGCCATCGGCCACGTCGTCGAGGCCCACCGCGCCCACCACCCCGACGCCGACCTCGACCCGCTGCGCCGCGCCTACGTGCTGGCCGAGTCCTCGCACCGCGGCCAGATGCGCAAGAGCGGCGAGCCGTACATCACCCACCCGCTCGCCGTGACCCTGATCCTCGCCGAACTCGGCGCGGAGACCACCACCCTGACCGCCTCGCTCCTGCACGACACCGTCGAGGACACCGATGTGACGCTCGATCAGGTAGGCGAGGAGTTCGGCGCCGAGGTCCGCTACCTCGTCGACGGCGTCACCAAGCTGGAGAAGGTCGACTACGGCGCCGCCGCCGAGCCCGAGACCTTCCGCAAGATGCTCCTCGCCACCGGCAACGACGTCCGCGTGATGTCGATCAAACTCGCCGACCGGCTGCACAACATGCGCACCCTCGGCGTGATGCGCCGCGAGAAACAGGAGCGCATCGCCAAGGTGACCCGGGACGTACTCATCCCGCTCGCCGAACGGCTCGGCGTCCAGGCGCTCAAGTCCGAGCTGGAGGACCTCGTCTTCGCGGTCATGCACCCCGAGGAGTACGAGCACACACGCGAGCTGGTCGACGAGAACGCCGCCCGCGCGGACGACCCGCTGGCCGAGGTCTCCGAGGACGTCCGCAAGGTGCTGCGCGAGGCCGACATCAACGCCGAAGTCCTCATCCGGCCCCGCCACTTCGTCTCCCTGCACCGCGTCTCCCGCAAACGCGATCCGCTCCGCGGCGCCGACTTCGGCCGCCTCCTGGTGCTCGTGCAGGAGGACGCCGACTGCTACGCCGTCCTCGGCGAACTGCACACCTGTATGACGCCCGTCGTCTCGGAGTTCAAGGACTTCATCGCCGTCCCGAAGTTCAACCTGTACCAGTCGCTGCACACCGCGGTGGCCCGCCCGTCGGACGGCCAGGTCGTCGAAGTCCTCATCCGCACCCACCAGATGCACAAGGTCGCCGAGGCGGGCGTCGTCGCGCTCGGCAACCCGTACGCCACGCCGCCGGAGGAGCAGTCCGCGGGCGACGGCGAACGCGCCGACCCGACGCGCCCCGGCTGGCTCTCCCGGCTGCTCGACTGGCAGCGCGGCGCACCCGACCCCGACACCTTCTGGTCCACCCTGCGCGAGGACCTCGCCCAGGACCGCGAGATCACCGTCTTCCGCCCCGACGGCCGCACCCTCGGCCTCCCCGAGGGCGCCACCTGCGTCGACGCCGCCTACGCCCAGTACGGCGAGGACGCGCACGCCTGCATGGGCGCCCGGGTGAACGGCCGCCTGGCCACCATGAGCACGGTGCTGCGCGACGGCGACGGCGTGCAGCTCCTGATGGGCCAGGACCCCGCCTCCGAGCCCTCCAGCGACTGGCTGGAGCACGCCCACACGCCCGCCGCGCGGATCGCCATTCAGCGCCGTCTCGCCGCGCGTCCGGCGCCCACGTCCGCCGACCCCGAGACCGAGGCGGCGGCAGGGGGAGAGGCGGCGGCCGGGAACCCGGCCCGCGGCGCCGCCCCGGCAGACGACGCCCCCGCGCCCGCCCCACGCCCGACGGCGGACGTGCCGGAGGTCCGTCCCGGCTCCGGAGCCGGTTCCCCCGACGTACTGGTCGACCTGCCGGGCGCGACCGTCCGCCTGGCCGGCTGTTGCACGCCCGTGCCACCGGACCGGATCACCGGCTTCGCCGTCCGCGGGGGAGTGGTGACCGTGCACCGCGCGGAGTGCCCCGCGGTGGCCCGCATGACGAGCGCCGGGCGCCCCGAGGTCGATGTGCGCTGGGGCGAGAGCACCGAGTGCAGGGTCACGCTGCTCGCCGAATCGTTCGGCCGCCCGCACCTCCTGGCCGACCTCACCGAGGCCATGGCCCTCGAAGGCGCCGAGATCGTCTCGGCGACCGTCGAGCCCCCGGACCGCCAGCGGGTCCGCCACACCTACACCGTGCTGCTCCCGGACGCGGCCCGGCTGCCCGCCCTGATGCGCGCGATGCGCGACGTGGCCGGGGTGTACGACGTCAGCCGGTCCCAGCCGCAGCCCACCGGGGCCTGA